The following proteins are co-located in the Haloarcula rubripromontorii genome:
- a CDS encoding VWA domain-containing protein, producing the protein MVVFGAGKKASQGVSFASVVGQRDLKEGLLAVATDNDLDGLLVRGEKGTAKSTAVRALADLLPKQRAVADCPYGCPPDRPDAQCEDCRSRADPPVETRPVPLVTLPLGATRDRVVGTLSVADALDGDHEFDPGLLARANRGILYVDEVNLLDDHLVDVLLDAAASGVNRVERDGVTVTHPAEFTLVGTMNPEEGDLRPQLRDRFALQTEVSACDDLDDRVAIIDRALSEGGDEEAQTNADRAPGERLRTARELLPEVDLAREFREEIAELCRDAGLDGHRGDIATARAARTFAALDGRTTVLESDIERAAEFALPHRLTSRPFEDAPDVDDVLDDHFDDDEGENGEESTESGQEGDETDGEEAGGESADDGSDGEADDETEQQEQRPDDSGDSGEDGESESGERGEQPTPASADSDGERQEREAGDSEGEAGGDGEEGDSDQSDEPENATPLVPGQSRAAVGDSGAPDVDAPTVDTDGGSASGRASATGTKRGATVRTERAGRDDEVDAAASVRAAASRGSDRVESRDLRKSVRAGDAETLVVFAVDASASMRPAMRAAKGTVLELLKDAYQARDGVAFVTFAGKGADVVLPPTDSVSLAARHLKDLPTGDRTPLPDGLTATREVLDRADPDAGVVVVVTDGRANTADGSPVEATRTAARTLGEAADRTVVVNAGEEGRAGLLDLVAEETDAAVVPLDALTAERVDAAASER; encoded by the coding sequence ATGGTTGTATTCGGCGCGGGCAAAAAAGCTTCGCAGGGGGTCTCCTTCGCGTCCGTGGTGGGCCAGCGAGACCTGAAAGAGGGGCTGCTCGCGGTCGCGACGGACAACGACCTCGACGGCCTGCTGGTCCGCGGCGAGAAGGGCACGGCGAAGTCGACGGCGGTGCGCGCCCTCGCTGACTTGCTCCCCAAGCAGCGGGCGGTCGCGGACTGCCCCTACGGCTGTCCGCCCGACCGCCCCGACGCACAGTGCGAGGACTGCCGGTCGCGGGCGGACCCGCCAGTCGAGACGCGGCCGGTCCCGCTGGTTACGCTCCCGCTGGGCGCGACGCGGGACCGCGTCGTCGGCACGCTCTCGGTGGCGGACGCGCTGGACGGCGACCACGAGTTCGACCCCGGCCTGCTGGCCCGCGCGAACCGCGGCATCCTCTACGTCGACGAGGTGAACCTGCTCGACGACCACCTCGTGGACGTGCTGCTCGATGCCGCTGCGAGCGGAGTGAACCGCGTCGAGCGCGACGGCGTCACCGTCACGCACCCCGCCGAGTTCACGCTCGTCGGGACGATGAACCCCGAGGAGGGCGACCTCCGCCCGCAGCTGCGGGACCGCTTCGCGCTCCAGACCGAGGTCAGCGCGTGCGACGACCTCGACGACCGGGTCGCCATCATCGACCGGGCGCTCAGCGAGGGCGGTGACGAGGAGGCACAGACCAACGCCGACCGCGCACCCGGCGAGCGACTGCGGACCGCCCGCGAGCTTCTCCCGGAGGTCGACCTCGCCCGCGAGTTCCGCGAGGAGATCGCCGAGCTCTGCCGGGACGCGGGCCTCGACGGTCACCGCGGCGACATCGCCACCGCGCGGGCGGCCCGGACCTTTGCCGCGCTCGACGGTCGGACGACGGTACTCGAATCAGACATCGAGCGCGCCGCCGAGTTCGCGCTGCCCCATCGGCTCACCTCCCGGCCGTTCGAGGACGCGCCGGACGTGGACGACGTGCTCGACGACCACTTCGATGACGACGAGGGCGAAAACGGGGAAGAATCTACAGAGAGCGGACAGGAAGGAGACGAGACAGACGGCGAGGAGGCAGGCGGCGAGTCAGCGGATGACGGCAGTGACGGCGAGGCCGACGACGAAACCGAACAGCAGGAACAGCGGCCGGACGACAGCGGAGACTCCGGGGAGGACGGCGAGAGTGAGTCGGGCGAGCGCGGCGAGCAGCCGACGCCCGCCTCGGCCGACAGCGACGGCGAGCGACAGGAAAGAGAGGCCGGCGACAGCGAAGGGGAGGCTGGAGGCGACGGTGAGGAAGGAGACTCCGACCAGTCCGACGAGCCCGAAAACGCCACCCCGCTGGTGCCGGGCCAGTCCCGGGCCGCAGTCGGCGACAGCGGCGCACCCGACGTGGACGCCCCGACAGTGGACACGGACGGCGGGAGTGCAAGCGGCCGTGCGAGCGCGACGGGAACGAAGCGCGGCGCAACGGTCCGCACCGAGCGCGCCGGCCGCGACGACGAGGTCGACGCTGCAGCGTCGGTCCGAGCAGCAGCCAGCCGCGGGAGCGACCGCGTCGAGTCGCGAGACCTCCGAAAGTCAGTTCGCGCAGGCGACGCCGAGACGCTGGTCGTGTTCGCCGTCGACGCGAGCGCGTCGATGCGGCCGGCGATGCGCGCGGCGAAGGGCACTGTTCTCGAACTGCTGAAAGACGCCTATCAGGCACGCGACGGCGTGGCGTTCGTGACGTTCGCCGGCAAGGGCGCGGACGTGGTCCTGCCGCCGACCGACAGCGTCTCGCTGGCGGCCCGACATCTGAAGGACCTCCCGACCGGTGACCGGACGCCGCTGCCGGACGGACTGACAGCCACTCGCGAGGTCCTCGACCGGGCGGACCCGGACGCCGGCGTCGTCGTTGTCGTGACTGACGGCCGGGCGAACACCGCCGACGGGAGCCCGGTCGAAGCGACCAGAACCGCGGCGCGGACGCTTGGTGAAGCAGCCGACCGGACCGTTGTCGTGAATGCTGGTGAAGAGGGGCGTGCTGGATTGCTCGACCTCGTTGCAGAGGAAACAGACGCAGCGGTCGTCCCGCTGGACGCGCTGACCGCCGAGCGCGTCGACGCCGCCGCCAGCGAACGATAG
- a CDS encoding CbtB domain-containing protein: protein MQDDTDTARATDSVHDRIERARASLTGPQVAIAVALVAALGFTLLFVQDPMLHDSLHNFRHSAGITCH, encoded by the coding sequence ATGCAGGACGACACTGACACTGCACGCGCAACGGACAGCGTGCACGACCGTATCGAACGCGCCAGAGCGTCGCTGACCGGCCCACAGGTCGCCATCGCCGTTGCGCTGGTGGCGGCGCTCGGCTTCACGCTGCTGTTCGTGCAGGACCCGATGCTGCACGACTCACTGCACAACTTCCGACACAGCGCCGGCATCACCTGTCACTGA
- a CDS encoding DUF3209 family protein, giving the protein MSCYEIEALRLGLMNVLGTEDDHARQHAEQELEGHMTGPIEALAGAETLAAIERHLDAALVDLEEEIAATDEDDPEYDYLRGRLVAVRDAERAVSRITMQGEDVLAGLGEAHDVLHEAFPVDE; this is encoded by the coding sequence ATGAGCTGCTACGAAATCGAGGCCCTCCGACTGGGCCTCATGAACGTTCTCGGTACCGAAGACGACCACGCCCGCCAGCACGCCGAACAGGAGCTGGAGGGCCACATGACCGGCCCTATTGAGGCGCTGGCCGGCGCGGAGACGCTGGCCGCCATTGAGCGCCACCTCGACGCGGCGCTCGTGGACCTCGAAGAAGAGATCGCCGCGACTGACGAGGATGACCCCGAATACGACTACCTCCGGGGCCGACTCGTTGCCGTCCGCGACGCCGAGCGGGCGGTGTCACGCATCACCATGCAGGGCGAGGATGTCCTCGCCGGGCTCGGTGAGGCCCACGACGTGCTCCATGAGGCCTTCCCGGTCGATGAGTAG
- a CDS encoding ferredoxin — protein sequence MYRITIDRDACDGVFACLVRDDRFVEDSEGLAAIETDDEHAVTATFDDDRRDDAEQAAAACPLDAIHVESVEEDAGAVDAPATDTEEVQP from the coding sequence ATGTACCGCATCACAATCGACCGCGACGCCTGCGACGGCGTGTTCGCCTGCCTCGTCCGGGACGACCGCTTCGTCGAGGACAGCGAGGGGCTGGCTGCCATCGAGACGGACGACGAGCACGCGGTGACGGCCACCTTCGACGACGACCGGCGAGACGACGCCGAGCAGGCCGCCGCGGCCTGTCCGCTGGACGCGATTCACGTGGAGTCCGTCGAGGAGGACGCAGGGGCAGTCGACGCGCCGGCGACTGACACCGAGGAGGTCCAGCCATGA
- a CDS encoding precorrin-3B C(17)-methyltransferase, translated as MSSDGRQSTAAAAEATRPADYGTLYVVGIGPGLPHDMTQRAKDVIQTADCIIASNLYQEFLRKDGTLPPQSAELDGETDDGEIADEEGTVLERPDGSRQTLIRSSMGKQVELAREAFERVRAGEDIAHVSGGDPNVYGKSDLLFTMADADDADDVPIEIVPGVTAALSGAANLGAPLSNDFCTISLSDKWRGWDEIEEKLRAAAISGFVVVLYNCWRDYERAVDVLREERADDVPAAIVNDSGRGEAGRNLDDETETITTLGDLPDHDDKVGGMGSSIVVGTHETEVWRNDYQEFLVTPRGGRDVDDF; from the coding sequence ATGAGCAGCGACGGGCGCCAGTCGACAGCGGCCGCGGCCGAGGCGACGCGTCCAGCCGACTACGGGACGCTGTACGTGGTTGGCATCGGGCCGGGCCTCCCCCACGACATGACCCAGCGGGCGAAAGACGTCATCCAGACCGCCGACTGCATCATCGCCTCGAACCTCTATCAGGAGTTCCTGCGGAAAGACGGGACGCTTCCGCCCCAGTCCGCCGAACTCGACGGCGAAACCGACGACGGCGAAATCGCCGATGAGGAAGGGACCGTGCTGGAGCGACCCGACGGCAGCCGCCAGACGCTCATCCGGTCGTCGATGGGCAAGCAGGTCGAACTCGCCCGCGAGGCCTTCGAGCGGGTCCGTGCCGGCGAGGACATCGCCCACGTCTCCGGCGGCGACCCGAACGTCTACGGGAAGTCCGACCTCCTCTTTACGATGGCCGACGCCGACGACGCCGACGACGTGCCAATCGAAATCGTCCCCGGCGTGACCGCAGCGCTGTCGGGGGCGGCGAACCTCGGAGCGCCGCTGTCGAACGATTTCTGTACCATCTCGCTGTCCGACAAGTGGCGCGGCTGGGACGAAATCGAGGAAAAGCTCCGGGCGGCCGCGATTAGCGGCTTCGTCGTCGTCCTCTACAACTGCTGGCGCGACTACGAGCGGGCCGTCGACGTGTTGCGGGAGGAACGAGCCGACGACGTGCCTGCCGCTATCGTCAACGACTCCGGTCGCGGCGAGGCCGGCCGCAACCTCGACGACGAAACGGAGACCATCACGACGCTTGGCGACCTGCCCGACCACGACGACAAGGTCGGCGGCATGGGTTCGTCCATCGTCGTCGGCACTCACGAGACCGAAGTGTGGCGCAACGACTACCAGGAGTTCCTCGTCACCCCGCGCGGCGGGCGTGACGTCGACGATTTCTGA
- the cobJ gene encoding precorrin-3B C(17)-methyltransferase, which translates to MSTDNTTDASTETESKCGASETRSPSESASGNAASEAEAEPDTGSKCGASSASSSTETTPDAGDDTTSKCGASSSSDSSSSGSSCGASASSDSEEEEEVGATVDDFDAEPGQLIAVGLGPGQPEGMTARARSALLDAEHIVGYTTYVELLPDEVTEQAEDIYNTPMCGEVSRTEEAIDRALAGNDVAIIGSGDPNVYALAGLALEIIESKGATATMLDFDVVPGVPAAQSCAARVGAPLVNDTVSISLSDHLTDMPTIESRLHAAAKEGFTITIYNPWSRKRRDNYEKCCEILLEHRDPETPVGVVHAAGREDEQVEIVELGDLPDLGETDLVDMTTTLLVGNEDTYVWDDRMVTPRGYETKYDY; encoded by the coding sequence ATGAGTACTGACAACACCACAGACGCGAGTACAGAGACGGAATCGAAATGCGGCGCAAGCGAGACGCGAAGCCCCTCGGAAAGCGCGAGCGGCAACGCCGCGAGCGAAGCGGAAGCAGAGCCCGACACCGGCTCCAAGTGCGGCGCGAGCTCGGCAAGCTCGTCCACAGAAACGACGCCGGACGCGGGCGACGACACGACTTCCAAGTGCGGGGCGTCGTCCTCCTCCGATTCGTCGTCGAGCGGTAGCTCCTGTGGCGCGTCCGCCTCCAGCGACTCGGAGGAAGAGGAGGAAGTCGGTGCGACGGTCGACGACTTCGACGCCGAGCCGGGCCAGCTCATCGCCGTCGGTCTCGGTCCCGGCCAGCCTGAAGGGATGACCGCCCGCGCTCGCTCCGCACTGCTCGACGCCGAACACATCGTCGGCTACACCACCTACGTCGAACTCCTGCCCGACGAAGTAACTGAACAGGCCGAGGACATCTACAACACGCCGATGTGCGGCGAGGTGTCCCGAACGGAGGAGGCTATCGACCGCGCGCTGGCGGGCAACGACGTGGCCATTATCGGCAGCGGCGACCCGAACGTGTACGCGCTGGCCGGCCTCGCGCTGGAGATCATCGAATCGAAGGGCGCGACGGCGACGATGCTCGATTTCGACGTGGTGCCCGGCGTCCCGGCGGCTCAGTCCTGTGCGGCCCGCGTGGGCGCGCCGCTGGTCAACGACACCGTCTCCATCTCGCTGTCGGACCACCTCACCGACATGCCGACCATCGAGTCGCGGCTCCACGCCGCCGCCAAGGAGGGCTTTACCATCACCATCTACAACCCCTGGAGCCGCAAGCGCCGGGACAACTACGAGAAGTGCTGTGAAATCCTGCTGGAGCACCGCGACCCCGAGACGCCCGTCGGCGTCGTCCACGCCGCCGGCCGCGAGGACGAGCAGGTCGAAATCGTCGAACTCGGCGACCTGCCTGACCTGGGCGAGACCGACCTCGTGGACATGACTACGACCCTGCTGGTGGGCAACGAGGACACCTACGTCTGGGACGACCGGATGGTGACCCCGCGGGGCTACGAGACCAAGTACGACTACTGA
- a CDS encoding CbiX/SirB N-terminal domain-containing protein produces MSEAISAPETLDDEAVLLVGHGSRREKSNEQVRDLAVELEGRLGIPVDAAFLELAEPAIDDAIAGLAGAVSQVSVVHLSLFAASHVKNDVPLAVEQAREAHPELTINNGAHLGVHPALLDLLDDRAAAVEAELGVDREADEVAAVVCARGSSDPDANADVHKLARLLYEGREFSRVEASFIGVTEPLLDETLHDIAKTRPDAVVVIPYMLGDGVLTGRIKDGAREFDDEYPYVDAAPGEPLGTDTRLLDVLGDRWQEARTGSVEMSCDTCKYKVELDGYEEDQGGARAMLRALTHQAEHADRENVDDDPHVHDAPEKHVAVCTNQTCAQDGAPAVLERLRQAARDSDQCDARITRSSCLGRCGEGPMVAVYPDGVWYGGVEDEDAADIVSSHLDRDRIVSELVDQTL; encoded by the coding sequence ATGAGCGAGGCTATCAGCGCACCCGAGACGCTGGACGACGAGGCAGTGTTGCTCGTCGGCCACGGCTCCCGCCGCGAGAAGTCCAATGAACAGGTCCGCGACCTCGCGGTCGAACTGGAGGGACGGCTCGGCATCCCGGTCGACGCGGCCTTCCTCGAACTCGCGGAGCCGGCCATCGACGACGCCATCGCGGGACTGGCCGGTGCAGTCTCGCAGGTGTCGGTGGTCCACCTCTCCCTGTTCGCCGCCAGCCACGTCAAAAACGACGTGCCCCTGGCCGTCGAGCAGGCCCGCGAGGCCCACCCCGAACTGACCATCAACAACGGCGCACATCTGGGCGTCCACCCGGCGTTGCTGGACCTGCTGGACGACCGCGCGGCCGCTGTCGAGGCCGAACTGGGCGTCGACCGCGAGGCCGACGAGGTAGCCGCCGTCGTCTGTGCCCGCGGCTCCAGCGACCCGGACGCCAACGCCGACGTGCACAAACTCGCCCGCCTGCTGTACGAGGGTCGCGAGTTCTCGCGGGTCGAGGCCTCCTTTATCGGCGTCACCGAGCCGCTGCTCGACGAGACGCTGCACGACATCGCCAAGACCCGCCCCGACGCCGTCGTCGTCATCCCGTACATGCTCGGCGACGGCGTGCTGACCGGCCGCATCAAGGACGGCGCACGCGAGTTCGACGACGAGTACCCCTACGTCGACGCCGCGCCGGGCGAACCGCTCGGGACCGATACGCGCCTGCTGGACGTGCTCGGCGACCGCTGGCAGGAGGCGCGAACGGGGAGCGTCGAGATGTCCTGTGACACCTGCAAGTACAAGGTCGAACTCGACGGCTACGAGGAGGATCAGGGCGGCGCGCGGGCGATGCTCCGGGCGCTGACCCACCAGGCCGAACACGCCGACCGCGAGAACGTCGACGACGACCCGCACGTCCACGACGCCCCGGAAAAGCACGTTGCCGTCTGCACGAACCAGACCTGCGCGCAGGACGGCGCGCCGGCGGTCCTCGAACGACTGCGTCAGGCCGCCCGCGACAGCGACCAGTGCGACGCCCGCATCACGCGGTCGTCGTGTCTCGGCCGCTGTGGCGAGGGGCCGATGGTCGCCGTCTACCCCGACGGCGTCTGGTACGGCGGCGTCGAAGATGAGGACGCCGCCGACATCGTCTCCTCACATCTGGACCGTGACCGCATCGTAAGCGAACTTGTCGACCAGACGCTTTGA
- a CDS encoding SDR family oxidoreductase produces MTTLLEDKTAVVTGGASGFGRAICRRYAEHGADVIVADQQEEPREGGQPTHELVEAETDRDAHFVECDVTSPDDLEVAVAAAEELGGIDIMVNNAGISEIADFYETTEADYDRLMDVNTKGVFFGAQVATEAMRENGGGTVINMSSSGGIRGTGLLVNYCTSKGAVRLFTYALADRLSNYDIRVNAIHPGYSKTQMFEDERIDDTTKMMLKELIPSGRFGEPEEIADVATFLASDMASYVNGESVVVDGGLSNT; encoded by the coding sequence ATGACAACACTACTCGAAGACAAGACGGCGGTCGTCACGGGCGGCGCGAGCGGGTTCGGCCGGGCCATCTGCCGACGGTACGCGGAGCACGGTGCTGACGTGATTGTCGCAGACCAGCAGGAGGAGCCCCGCGAGGGCGGTCAACCGACCCACGAACTAGTCGAAGCCGAGACCGACCGAGACGCACACTTTGTCGAATGTGACGTGACCAGTCCCGACGATCTGGAAGTGGCCGTCGCCGCGGCCGAAGAACTGGGCGGTATCGATATCATGGTCAACAACGCCGGGATCTCCGAGATAGCGGACTTCTACGAGACCACAGAGGCGGACTACGACCGGCTGATGGACGTGAACACGAAGGGTGTGTTCTTCGGCGCGCAGGTCGCGACCGAGGCGATGCGGGAGAACGGCGGCGGGACCGTCATCAATATGTCCAGTTCGGGCGGTATCCGCGGTACCGGGCTGCTGGTCAACTACTGCACGTCCAAGGGCGCGGTTCGACTGTTCACCTACGCGCTCGCGGACCGCCTGAGCAACTACGACATCCGGGTCAACGCCATCCATCCGGGCTACAGCAAGACGCAGATGTTCGAGGACGAGCGGATCGACGACACGACGAAGATGATGCTGAAGGAACTCATCCCCTCGGGCCGCTTCGGCGAACCCGAGGAGATCGCCGACGTGGCGACGTTCCTCGCCAGCGATATGGCCTCCTACGTCAACGGCGAGAGTGTCGTCGTCGATGGGGGACTGAGCAACACCTGA
- a CDS encoding outer membrane protein assembly factor BamB family protein, whose product MSSQRTPTVDLGDVAPARSRHQGRRSAVTLTDGLAVVGTSDGDLQAFDVSADSGPPHRRWQYETDGEPSVVAAVPFDGGVVVGERSARGEIRCHDADGDLQWRYETRTDLGEAQQETRFLLPFVASLATDSDRLYAAARRYERRTDDDGNDLRHFESVVYAFGPDGTIDWTYRTDGSPISLDADENRVAVAYNRCPGDHQHGLVVLDADDGDPRWMWDPGTDGQRRVGDVSLLDGGAVVSSHGDYCGYRLDSGGRERWRVPLATPTDVAGDTVYAYPNHVHTSGEGAVFVTGNTYPEDGRETDARHPNEHTAAGLSLDGDRRWDAPVGGFASGLGTDGSVLAVPGAQNFRDRDADDHALRLFDVADGPVDTLDTDGVVTAAAVSDGTAVAVEEPVVYHDEGRERGAYRLHRVGTAKPCR is encoded by the coding sequence ATGAGTAGCCAGCGCACCCCGACCGTCGACCTCGGTGACGTGGCCCCGGCTCGTTCGCGCCACCAGGGTCGCCGTTCGGCGGTCACGCTGACCGACGGGCTGGCGGTTGTTGGGACTTCTGACGGGGACTTGCAGGCGTTCGACGTGTCAGCGGATTCCGGCCCGCCACACCGGCGCTGGCAGTACGAGACGGATGGCGAACCGAGTGTCGTCGCGGCGGTGCCCTTCGACGGCGGTGTCGTCGTCGGCGAGCGTAGCGCCCGCGGCGAGATCCGCTGTCACGACGCCGACGGAGACCTGCAATGGCGGTACGAAACCCGGACGGACCTCGGTGAAGCCCAGCAGGAGACGCGCTTCCTGCTGCCGTTCGTCGCCAGCCTCGCCACCGACAGTGACCGGCTCTACGCCGCCGCCCGGCGGTACGAACGCCGAACCGACGACGACGGAAACGACCTGCGCCACTTCGAGAGTGTCGTCTACGCCTTCGGACCTGACGGAACCATCGACTGGACGTACCGAACCGACGGCTCCCCCATCTCGCTCGACGCCGACGAGAACCGCGTCGCTGTCGCGTACAACCGCTGTCCCGGCGACCACCAGCACGGCCTCGTCGTCCTCGACGCCGACGACGGCGACCCGCGCTGGATGTGGGACCCCGGAACCGACGGCCAGCGCCGCGTCGGCGATGTGTCGCTGCTCGACGGGGGCGCTGTCGTCTCCAGCCACGGCGACTACTGTGGCTACCGACTCGACAGCGGCGGTCGGGAACGCTGGCGCGTTCCGCTGGCGACGCCGACCGACGTGGCCGGCGACACCGTCTACGCGTACCCGAACCACGTCCACACGTCGGGCGAGGGAGCGGTGTTCGTTACCGGCAACACCTACCCCGAGGACGGCCGCGAGACGGACGCCCGCCATCCGAACGAACACACCGCCGCTGGTCTCTCACTCGATGGCGACCGTCGCTGGGACGCGCCCGTCGGCGGCTTCGCCAGCGGTCTGGGGACCGACGGCTCGGTGCTGGCCGTTCCCGGCGCGCAGAACTTCCGGGACCGCGACGCCGACGACCACGCACTTCGGCTGTTCGATGTCGCAGACGGCCCCGTCGACACGCTGGACACCGACGGCGTTGTGACGGCGGCCGCAGTCTCCGACGGGACCGCCGTCGCTGTCGAAGAGCCGGTCGTCTACCATGACGAGGGTCGGGAGCGCGGCGCGTATCGGCTGCATCGAGTCGGGACAGCGAAGCCCTGTCGCTGA
- a CDS encoding DUF3552 domain-containing protein, with the protein MADNTDPDHEEAQSEADAEADDDSAADHPTEREREFAQMQRRLNEREMGLDQRSAELDRREEKIDAREDELDRRETELDEREYQLDEREAAIEDRETDLDEREAELTEYDAQLSERAADLDEHEETLHTYLSGQMADVEAAVTETMHDALDRYEADRAAGRFGQTGTMLVGLAGVALVVAGIGFGALASAGTAPFSVGGTTADLAIAAVVAIVGLALNLGTVAGKI; encoded by the coding sequence ATGGCCGATAACACAGATCCTGACCACGAGGAGGCACAGTCGGAGGCGGACGCCGAAGCCGACGACGACAGCGCCGCCGATCACCCTACAGAGCGCGAGCGGGAGTTCGCACAGATGCAGCGACGGCTCAACGAGCGGGAGATGGGTCTCGACCAGCGAAGTGCGGAACTCGACCGGCGCGAAGAGAAAATTGACGCCCGCGAGGACGAACTCGACCGACGAGAGACGGAACTGGACGAGCGGGAGTACCAGCTCGATGAACGCGAAGCCGCGATTGAGGACCGCGAGACCGACCTCGACGAGCGTGAGGCCGAACTGACAGAGTACGACGCGCAGCTTTCCGAGCGCGCCGCGGACCTCGACGAGCACGAGGAGACGCTGCACACCTACCTTTCGGGGCAGATGGCGGATGTCGAGGCGGCGGTCACCGAGACGATGCACGACGCGCTGGACCGGTACGAGGCGGACCGGGCGGCTGGTCGGTTCGGCCAGACCGGCACGATGCTCGTCGGGCTGGCCGGCGTGGCGCTCGTCGTCGCCGGTATCGGGTTCGGCGCACTGGCATCGGCCGGCACGGCCCCGTTCAGCGTCGGCGGGACGACGGCGGACCTCGCTATCGCCGCCGTCGTCGCTATCGTCGGGCTGGCGCTGAACCTCGGGACGGTTGCGGGAAAAATCTGA
- a CDS encoding CbtA family protein — protein sequence MATNYLERGAAAGVAGGLVYGLFVATVGNAFTAGLETFEHSHGGGGPVVSGLTTTVASIGGGVLWGLLFGIAVFGMAYFFLEPAIPGSGATKRLALAGAGFLTVSGAPWLVLPPQPPGVEQALGTETRLAWYAGLMTLGALVAVLAGLAYQRTEHRHTAVRLGATALPLALLAVPVALAPANPVHGDVPAALVAAYRWTVVFGQLVLWATIAGVHTWLGDSETPVTDDLDYPATAD from the coding sequence ATGGCGACTAACTACCTCGAACGCGGCGCGGCGGCCGGCGTGGCGGGTGGGCTGGTCTACGGCCTGTTCGTCGCGACGGTCGGGAACGCCTTCACCGCCGGGCTGGAGACGTTCGAACACAGCCACGGCGGGGGTGGCCCCGTCGTCTCCGGACTCACGACGACCGTCGCCAGCATCGGCGGCGGCGTCCTCTGGGGCCTGCTGTTCGGCATCGCCGTCTTCGGCATGGCGTACTTCTTCCTCGAGCCGGCGATCCCCGGTTCCGGGGCGACGAAACGGCTCGCGCTCGCGGGAGCCGGCTTTCTCACCGTCTCCGGCGCGCCGTGGCTCGTCTTGCCGCCACAGCCGCCGGGCGTCGAGCAGGCGCTCGGAACGGAGACGCGCCTGGCCTGGTACGCCGGCCTGATGACGCTGGGGGCGCTGGTCGCAGTGCTTGCCGGGCTTGCGTATCAGCGGACAGAACACCGCCACACCGCTGTTCGACTCGGAGCCACGGCGCTGCCGCTCGCGCTGCTCGCGGTTCCGGTCGCACTCGCGCCCGCGAACCCGGTCCACGGCGACGTTCCTGCCGCGCTCGTCGCGGCCTACCGCTGGACAGTCGTGTTCGGCCAGCTAGTGCTGTGGGCCACCATCGCTGGTGTTCACACCTGGCTCGGAGACAGTGAGACCCCGGTCACGGACGACTTGGACTATCCCGCGACAGCAGACTGA